One part of the Solanum dulcamara chromosome 8, daSolDulc1.2, whole genome shotgun sequence genome encodes these proteins:
- the LOC129900764 gene encoding uncharacterized protein LOC129900764 isoform X2: MNAKSGIIVGKKKRVFSHRDLENKGTSRSRKMDSETKDRFSDSRRSTLYGERRKSKNSERNSIRKVEEENGTKRKTLDLRGGKQKGESFLRKKKVEDKKKLGEYEERPKKKKKRGIRIDPHDTSNKRLYDGVATKDDNKEKQEDSAKEKTVELSKNAQFRAIRPSPSILSFVEDNLLGRRRDIQLKRAGYNIELSAPLDNIPFSTSSERERIEEPVFRNRLEFFAAAKVSSSFPPADLPEIAFAGRSNVGKSSLLNALTRQWGVVRTSDKPGLTQSINFFKLGSKMCMVDLPGYGFAYAKEEVKEAWEELVKEYVSTRLGLKRVCLLIDTKWGMKQTDHELVDLMERAQTKYQIILTKTDTVFPIDVARRAMQIEESLKANKSVVQPAVMVSSKSGAGIRSLRTVLSKIARFVKP; the protein is encoded by the exons ATGAATGCTAAGTCTGGGATAATTGTTGGGAAAAAGAAGAGAGTTTTTTCTCATCGAGATTTGGAAAACAAAGGAACTTCTCGTAGTAGGAAAATGGATTCGGAGACGAAAGATAGGTTTTCTGATTCTAGAAGGAGTACTTTATATGGAGAGCGTAGAAAGTCTAAAAATAGTGAGAGAAACTCAATTAGGAAAGTGGAAGAAGAAAATGGTACTAAAAGAAAGACATTAGACCTGAGAGGGGGCAAGCAAAAAGGAGAATCAtttttgaggaagaagaaggttGAGGATAAGAAGAAGTTAGGTGAATATGAAGAAAggccaaagaagaagaaaaagcgAGGTATTCGAATAGATCCTCATGATACCTCCAACAAGAGGCTTTATGATGGAGTAGCAACTAAAG ATGACAATAAGGAAAAACAAGAAGATTCAGCAAAAGAGAAAACTGTTGAACTGTCGAAGAATGCACAATTTCGTGCAATACGCCCCAGTCCATCTATCCTTTCTTTTGTGGAAGACAAC TTGTTGGGTCGTAGACGTGATATTCAGTTAAAGAGGGCAGGCTATAACATTGAACTCTCTGCACCTTTAGATAACATTCCTTTCTCAACAAGCTCAGAAAGAGAACGGATTGAAGAGCCG GTGTTCAGGAATAGATTGGAATTTTTTGCTGCAGCTAAGGTTTCCTCGTCGTTCCCCCCTGCTGATCTTCCAGAAATTGCATTTGCAG GAAGGTCAAACGTGGGAAAATCATCCTTACTAAATGCATTGACCAGGCAATGGGGTGTTGTACGGACCTCAGATAAGCCTGGCCTCACTCAG AGTATCAACTTCTTCAAGCTTGGTTCAAAAATGTGCATGGTTGATTTGCCGGGATATGGTTTTGCTTATGCAAAAGAAGAAGTGAAAGAAGCTTGGGAGGAGCTT GTGAAAGAGTACGTTTCTACACGTCTTGGTCTAAAGAGAGTCTGCCTTCTGATTGATACAAAGTGGGGCATGAAACAAACGGATCATGAGCTTGTTGATTTAATGGAGAG AGCTCAAACAAAATACCAGATTATTTTAACTAAGACAGACACGGTTTTCCCAATAGATGTGGCACGACGAGCCATGCAAATTGAAGAG AGCCTCAAGGCAAACAAGTCTGTTGTTCAGCCTGCG GTGATGGTAAGCTCAAAATCTGGAGCTGGTATCCGAAGTTTAAGAACAGTGCTTTCTAAGATTGCTCGGTTTGTGAAACCATAA
- the LOC129900764 gene encoding uncharacterized protein LOC129900764 isoform X1, translating into MNAKSGIIVGKKKRVFSHRDLENKGTSRSRKMDSETKDRFSDSRRSTLYGERRKSKNSERNSIRKVEEENGTKRKTLDLRGGKQKGESFLRKKKVEDKKKLGEYEERPKKKKKRGIRIDPHDTSNKRLYDGVATKVLSDDNKEKQEDSAKEKTVELSKNAQFRAIRPSPSILSFVEDNLLGRRRDIQLKRAGYNIELSAPLDNIPFSTSSERERIEEPVFRNRLEFFAAAKVSSSFPPADLPEIAFAGRSNVGKSSLLNALTRQWGVVRTSDKPGLTQSINFFKLGSKMCMVDLPGYGFAYAKEEVKEAWEELVKEYVSTRLGLKRVCLLIDTKWGMKQTDHELVDLMERAQTKYQIILTKTDTVFPIDVARRAMQIEESLKANKSVVQPAVMVSSKSGAGIRSLRTVLSKIARFVKP; encoded by the exons ATGAATGCTAAGTCTGGGATAATTGTTGGGAAAAAGAAGAGAGTTTTTTCTCATCGAGATTTGGAAAACAAAGGAACTTCTCGTAGTAGGAAAATGGATTCGGAGACGAAAGATAGGTTTTCTGATTCTAGAAGGAGTACTTTATATGGAGAGCGTAGAAAGTCTAAAAATAGTGAGAGAAACTCAATTAGGAAAGTGGAAGAAGAAAATGGTACTAAAAGAAAGACATTAGACCTGAGAGGGGGCAAGCAAAAAGGAGAATCAtttttgaggaagaagaaggttGAGGATAAGAAGAAGTTAGGTGAATATGAAGAAAggccaaagaagaagaaaaagcgAGGTATTCGAATAGATCCTCATGATACCTCCAACAAGAGGCTTTATGATGGAGTAGCAACTAAAG TGCTTTCAGATGACAATAAGGAAAAACAAGAAGATTCAGCAAAAGAGAAAACTGTTGAACTGTCGAAGAATGCACAATTTCGTGCAATACGCCCCAGTCCATCTATCCTTTCTTTTGTGGAAGACAAC TTGTTGGGTCGTAGACGTGATATTCAGTTAAAGAGGGCAGGCTATAACATTGAACTCTCTGCACCTTTAGATAACATTCCTTTCTCAACAAGCTCAGAAAGAGAACGGATTGAAGAGCCG GTGTTCAGGAATAGATTGGAATTTTTTGCTGCAGCTAAGGTTTCCTCGTCGTTCCCCCCTGCTGATCTTCCAGAAATTGCATTTGCAG GAAGGTCAAACGTGGGAAAATCATCCTTACTAAATGCATTGACCAGGCAATGGGGTGTTGTACGGACCTCAGATAAGCCTGGCCTCACTCAG AGTATCAACTTCTTCAAGCTTGGTTCAAAAATGTGCATGGTTGATTTGCCGGGATATGGTTTTGCTTATGCAAAAGAAGAAGTGAAAGAAGCTTGGGAGGAGCTT GTGAAAGAGTACGTTTCTACACGTCTTGGTCTAAAGAGAGTCTGCCTTCTGATTGATACAAAGTGGGGCATGAAACAAACGGATCATGAGCTTGTTGATTTAATGGAGAG AGCTCAAACAAAATACCAGATTATTTTAACTAAGACAGACACGGTTTTCCCAATAGATGTGGCACGACGAGCCATGCAAATTGAAGAG AGCCTCAAGGCAAACAAGTCTGTTGTTCAGCCTGCG GTGATGGTAAGCTCAAAATCTGGAGCTGGTATCCGAAGTTTAAGAACAGTGCTTTCTAAGATTGCTCGGTTTGTGAAACCATAA